One window of the Actinomyces wuliandei genome contains the following:
- a CDS encoding class I fructose-bisphosphate aldolase: protein MDTGTARRLARLSSGQDGRALLVALDHGLTGGPPKGLESFSAAKSWVDNPAITGLVMHRGTLKALTGRGMALQKPVLVQSNGMSRWAQNPSDKPILASAEDAVRLGADGLSVEFCAERGSFGENLKAIARQIGAADQYGLPVMVMLSITGAPNDGDGWVEMHRAITRTLIEIGATFIKVRQPPTEDLWRPYLEGICNDACIVMAGGGVDEPSRVVERLGAGLRSGALGMCVGRNVFQHLDPAQFLAEIASLPMGHNVTVADGSPGEQAREAEAGK, encoded by the coding sequence ATGGATACTGGAACCGCACGCAGGCTTGCGCGCCTCAGCTCCGGCCAGGACGGGAGAGCACTTCTCGTAGCGCTTGACCATGGGCTTACCGGAGGGCCGCCAAAGGGGCTCGAAAGTTTCTCTGCTGCTAAGTCGTGGGTGGACAATCCGGCAATCACCGGTTTGGTCATGCATCGCGGGACCCTTAAGGCACTCACCGGGCGAGGCATGGCGCTACAGAAACCTGTGCTCGTGCAGTCCAATGGGATGTCTAGGTGGGCTCAGAACCCTTCTGACAAACCCATCCTTGCCTCCGCTGAGGATGCTGTGAGGCTCGGCGCGGACGGCCTGAGCGTCGAGTTCTGTGCTGAGCGCGGCAGCTTTGGAGAAAATTTGAAAGCCATCGCGCGCCAGATTGGCGCGGCGGATCAGTATGGCCTCCCGGTAATGGTTATGCTGAGCATCACTGGCGCGCCGAACGACGGCGATGGATGGGTGGAAATGCACCGCGCTATCACCCGAACGCTGATTGAGATTGGCGCCACATTTATCAAGGTTCGACAGCCCCCAACCGAGGACCTCTGGCGACCGTATCTTGAAGGGATCTGTAATGACGCATGCATTGTCATGGCTGGCGGGGGAGTCGATGAGCCAAGCAGAGTTGTCGAGCGGTTAGGCGCCGGACTGCGGAGCGGCGCCCTTGGCATGTGCGTTGGGCGCAACGTATTTCAGCACCTGGACCCTGCGCAGTTCCTGGCTGAGATTGCCTCATTGCCGATGGGGCACAACGTGACTGTTGCAGACGGCTCTCCTGGTGAACAGGCGCGAGAGGCGGAGGCCGGGAAGTGA
- a CDS encoding class I adenylate-forming enzyme family protein codes for MTNSEAGMVQAVEDSQMGDLEAVVGEDAPMTAIELARLHLDASVGIGNFAYKAMAVSRAPERQTLFLSSPQRLAKGETRGALSVRELVDLSERWATWYRNKGIQPYDVVGVYVDEGFHALVHLCALSSIGAIAAVVNGAMKPEVAERYLSEVGIKGSVCSAAQRAGLSRDFCRDSFCVDVALTSLPAESATDMERFRHSYGDPVLIAHTSGSTGFPKAATLAHGQWFHGIRDNIARQAGVPGGVRVHALPTTHNASLAFLIHAVLDGGRVHVVPSTDPDALADRIEEVHPESVSAFPHTFVELATRHAGRRDFSSVRYWISSGDASHEAHIRRLVAEGHSVRGGKRTSGSIYVDGLGSSEMGHISFPTQHTAQSSLYERCVGRPHAWVSARVFDDDGHLCPPGDVGRLGIKSPSVTVGYWNDSALTARSRIDGFFLTGDLVYRDESGRFFHVDRVTDAMKTPSGVCYSLLTEEYLLTLDDRVVDCVVVRGPAKDDGVVVPVAVAWGVDTTGPAAAELLRTFNEGLEGRGMVCLGGVYIVHPEFIPRGVTGKVLKGKLSELLPVDGTTGEEYEWLVDVAFEAPEGAS; via the coding sequence GTGACGAACTCAGAGGCAGGGATGGTCCAGGCTGTAGAGGACTCGCAGATGGGCGACTTGGAGGCCGTTGTCGGCGAGGATGCGCCGATGACCGCGATCGAGCTCGCCCGCCTGCATCTTGATGCGTCCGTTGGGATCGGGAACTTCGCCTATAAGGCGATGGCGGTATCTCGAGCCCCGGAGCGACAGACTCTGTTTCTCTCGTCCCCGCAGCGATTGGCAAAGGGTGAAACGAGGGGCGCTCTCTCTGTGCGTGAACTGGTAGACTTATCTGAACGATGGGCAACTTGGTACCGGAACAAGGGGATCCAGCCCTACGACGTTGTGGGCGTATACGTCGATGAAGGTTTTCACGCACTTGTGCACCTGTGCGCCCTGTCGTCCATAGGGGCGATCGCTGCGGTTGTCAACGGAGCCATGAAGCCGGAAGTAGCGGAGCGCTATCTCTCTGAGGTTGGCATCAAAGGGAGTGTCTGCTCGGCAGCTCAGCGCGCTGGCCTTTCTCGGGACTTCTGCAGAGACAGTTTCTGCGTTGACGTGGCCCTAACCTCGCTACCGGCGGAGTCAGCCACGGATATGGAGAGGTTCCGGCACTCATACGGCGACCCAGTGCTAATCGCGCACACATCAGGCAGCACAGGGTTTCCGAAAGCGGCGACTCTTGCCCACGGGCAATGGTTCCACGGAATTCGCGACAACATTGCGCGGCAGGCAGGCGTTCCTGGGGGAGTGCGGGTGCATGCGCTACCCACCACTCATAACGCATCGCTGGCTTTCCTGATACACGCAGTCCTTGACGGCGGCCGGGTCCATGTGGTGCCATCCACGGATCCCGATGCTCTTGCTGACAGGATCGAGGAAGTCCACCCGGAGAGTGTTTCGGCATTTCCGCACACCTTCGTTGAGCTGGCGACTCGCCACGCTGGCCGTCGTGACTTCTCCTCGGTTCGGTACTGGATCAGCAGCGGGGACGCCTCCCACGAGGCGCATATTCGCCGTCTAGTGGCAGAGGGACATAGTGTCCGTGGGGGAAAGCGGACAAGTGGATCGATATACGTTGATGGACTAGGTTCGTCTGAGATGGGACATATCAGCTTCCCCACTCAACACACAGCGCAGAGTTCGCTCTATGAGCGCTGCGTCGGCCGCCCGCACGCCTGGGTATCAGCAAGGGTGTTTGACGACGACGGTCACCTCTGTCCTCCCGGGGATGTCGGACGGCTGGGTATCAAGTCTCCGTCGGTAACGGTTGGGTACTGGAACGACAGTGCATTAACGGCCCGGTCAAGGATCGATGGGTTCTTTCTCACAGGAGATCTTGTCTACCGCGACGAATCGGGGCGCTTCTTCCACGTAGACCGCGTGACTGACGCGATGAAGACCCCCTCCGGAGTATGCTACAGCCTGCTTACGGAGGAGTATCTGCTAACACTCGACGACAGAGTGGTTGACTGTGTTGTCGTCCGTGGTCCCGCCAAGGACGATGGGGTCGTTGTGCCGGTCGCGGTCGCTTGGGGTGTAGACACGACCGGTCCGGCTGCGGCCGAGCTTCTGAGAACGTTCAACGAAGGACTCGAAGGGCGTGGGATGGTCTGTCTTGGTGGTGTCTACATCGTGCATCCGGAATTCATACCTCGAGGTGTGACGGGGAAGGTTCTGAAAGGCAAGCTGTCCGAGCTCCTCCCCGTGGATGGAACGACCGGAGAAGAATATGAATGGCTCGTTGATGTGGCGTTTGAAGCACCTGAGGGCGCTTCGTAA
- a CDS encoding ACP S-malonyltransferase, with amino-acid sequence MIAFLFPGQGAQFSGMGAKLFDSFPSEVSMADGVLQESIVSLCQAEDTYLRRTDNTQPALFFVNALYAQELERMGIRPSLAAGHSLGELNSLVCAGVMSLRDGLKVALARGRAMAYAAEKHAFHGGMVAIGSVTDPESLRGLLDEEYSDCDLAAENSPTQLAVSGPADRVKGLARRVEERGLGRATVLNVGGAFHSRYMRDAANAYREWLLSGEIDVNAPSIPVFSNVTAEPYPSDRTEITELMVQQLTSPVRWRDGVHAMAKQGPVLFQELGPRSIVTSFASEVLQAVHCDEVVGRQ; translated from the coding sequence ATGATCGCGTTCCTGTTCCCTGGCCAGGGGGCGCAGTTCTCGGGGATGGGCGCCAAACTGTTCGATAGTTTCCCATCGGAGGTGTCCATGGCCGATGGCGTTCTTCAGGAGAGCATTGTATCACTATGTCAGGCCGAGGACACATATTTGCGCAGAACAGACAACACGCAGCCGGCCCTGTTCTTCGTAAACGCACTGTATGCCCAGGAGTTGGAGCGGATGGGCATCCGTCCGAGTCTCGCCGCAGGCCACTCTCTGGGCGAGTTGAACTCCCTGGTATGCGCAGGCGTCATGTCGCTCAGGGACGGCTTGAAGGTAGCACTCGCTAGAGGTCGAGCAATGGCATATGCGGCCGAGAAACACGCGTTCCACGGGGGGATGGTGGCCATTGGGTCGGTGACAGACCCGGAAAGTCTGCGCGGGCTTCTTGACGAGGAGTACTCCGACTGTGATCTGGCCGCCGAGAACTCGCCGACACAACTCGCAGTGTCCGGACCAGCGGACCGGGTGAAAGGTCTGGCTCGACGCGTTGAGGAGAGAGGCCTTGGACGCGCAACAGTGCTGAACGTCGGAGGAGCCTTCCATAGCAGGTACATGCGGGATGCGGCAAACGCCTACCGTGAGTGGCTGCTCAGTGGCGAGATTGATGTCAACGCGCCCAGCATCCCCGTCTTTTCTAACGTCACGGCCGAGCCGTACCCATCAGATAGAACTGAAATCACCGAGCTAATGGTGCAGCAGCTGACCTCTCCTGTCCGATGGCGCGATGGGGTTCATGCCATGGCCAAACAGGGGCCTGTTCTGTTCCAGGAACTGGGTCCACGATCAATCGTAACGAGCTTTGCCTCCGAAGTGCTCCAAGCGGTGCACTGTGACGAGGTGGTCGGTCGTCAATGA